One genomic segment of Streptomyces sp. NBC_00239 includes these proteins:
- a CDS encoding lamin tail domain-containing protein, which translates to MFEACAPRGRRRLALRRAAVAGSTLAAAAALLVPAAHAAPADDIRINEVVTTGSVDDSIELYNKGAATVDISGWILKDDNASSKFTVPAGTTLAPGAVRAFDVDAAFGLGSSDKARLYLPNGSTLVDSHTWTSHSAPSWSRCPDGTGAFGKAALTLGAPNNCGSGGGTNPVAWPGGSSVATADGTDVFGEDLSGLYQEGAVLWGAQNTGKLWRLVRDGSGGWRPDTANGWTSGKTLRYPGGSGSPDSEAVTLTEAGAAGGAYVATERNGDASGTSRLSVLRYDVATGTGGSLTAAKEWNLTAGLPAVGSNLGFEAITRIPDAALVAAGFKDESTGAAYDPGRYGAHTGGVFFLGLEGTGTVYGFVLQDSGAATRVATIGSGMAGVMELQWEPQAARLWVLCDDTCGGQHRTMKIGTAGTFGIAAVLNRPTGMADLNNEGFALAGADECVAGTKPVYWADDSNTGGHALRRGTIAC; encoded by the coding sequence GTGTTCGAAGCATGCGCCCCCCGGGGGCGTCGTCGCCTCGCCCTCCGCCGCGCCGCCGTCGCCGGCTCCACGCTGGCCGCCGCCGCGGCACTGCTCGTGCCGGCCGCCCACGCGGCCCCCGCCGACGACATCCGGATCAACGAGGTGGTGACGACCGGCAGCGTCGACGACTCGATCGAGCTGTACAACAAGGGCGCGGCCACGGTCGACATCTCGGGCTGGATCCTCAAGGACGACAACGCGAGCTCCAAGTTCACGGTCCCGGCCGGCACGACGCTCGCCCCGGGCGCGGTCCGCGCGTTCGACGTGGACGCGGCGTTCGGCCTCGGCTCCAGCGACAAGGCCCGCCTCTACCTGCCGAACGGCAGCACCCTGGTCGACAGCCACACCTGGACCAGCCACTCCGCCCCCTCCTGGTCACGCTGTCCGGACGGCACCGGCGCCTTCGGCAAGGCGGCCCTCACGCTCGGCGCGCCCAACAACTGCGGATCCGGGGGCGGGACGAACCCCGTGGCCTGGCCCGGCGGCAGCTCGGTGGCGACGGCCGACGGCACCGACGTCTTCGGCGAGGACCTCAGCGGCCTGTACCAGGAAGGCGCCGTCCTGTGGGGCGCCCAGAACACCGGCAAGCTGTGGCGGCTGGTCCGCGACGGCTCCGGCGGCTGGCGTCCGGACACGGCGAACGGCTGGACCTCCGGCAAGACCCTGCGCTACCCCGGCGGCTCGGGCAGCCCCGACAGCGAGGCCGTGACCCTCACCGAAGCGGGCGCCGCGGGTGGCGCGTACGTCGCGACCGAGCGCAACGGCGACGCCTCCGGGACGAGCCGCCTGTCGGTCCTGCGCTACGACGTCGCCACCGGCACCGGCGGCAGCCTGACCGCCGCCAAGGAGTGGAACCTGACCGCCGGACTGCCCGCGGTGGGGTCCAACCTCGGCTTCGAGGCGATCACCCGGATCCCGGACGCCGCCCTCGTCGCGGCGGGCTTCAAGGACGAGTCGACCGGCGCCGCGTACGACCCCGGCCGGTACGGCGCGCACACCGGCGGGGTCTTCTTCCTCGGGCTGGAGGGCACCGGCACGGTCTACGGGTTCGTGCTCCAGGACAGCGGCGCCGCCACCCGGGTCGCCACGATCGGCAGCGGCATGGCGGGCGTGATGGAGCTGCAGTGGGAGCCGCAGGCCGCGCGGCTGTGGGTGCTCTGCGACGACACGTGCGGGGGCCAGCACCGCACCATGAAGATCGGCACCGCCGGCACCTTCGGCATCGCCGCCGTCCTCAACCGTCCGACCGGCATGGCCGACCTCAACAACGAGGGCTTCGCTCTCGCCGGGGCGGACGAATGCGTCGCCGGCACCAAGCCCGTGTACTGGGCCGACGACAGCAACACCGGCGGCCACGCCCTCCGCAGGGGCACCATCGCCTGCTGA
- a CDS encoding spermidine synthase has translation MPRQAAAPETPLTLDRRTGPHGEVVLRRRGGTYEIIVNGCFLMDTSDGRSERLLIDAALARTTAAAPSVLIGGLGVGFSLAHAAAQPRWSRIVVAEREGGIIDWHRAGPLREFSEAALADPRVAVLHTDLNVHLHTADERYDALCLDIDNGPDWTVTEDNDSLYSPAGLAACRTRLTPGGILAIWSAQPSPAFEDALRRAGFEDVHTQEVPVARGVPDAVHLARNPA, from the coding sequence ATGCCGCGCCAAGCCGCCGCACCCGAAACGCCGCTGACCCTCGACCGCCGTACCGGACCGCACGGAGAAGTCGTGCTGCGCCGCCGCGGGGGGACGTACGAGATCATCGTCAACGGCTGTTTCCTGATGGACACTTCCGACGGGCGTTCCGAACGCCTCCTGATCGACGCCGCCCTCGCCCGGACGACGGCCGCCGCGCCGTCGGTCCTGATCGGCGGGCTCGGTGTGGGCTTCTCCCTCGCCCATGCCGCCGCGCAGCCGCGCTGGTCCCGGATCGTCGTCGCCGAACGCGAGGGCGGCATCATCGACTGGCACCGCGCCGGGCCGCTGCGCGAATTCTCGGAGGCGGCCCTGGCCGATCCGCGGGTCGCCGTCCTGCACACCGACCTCAACGTCCATCTGCACACGGCCGACGAGCGGTACGACGCGCTCTGCCTCGACATCGACAACGGCCCCGACTGGACCGTGACCGAGGACAACGACAGCCTGTACTCCCCGGCCGGTCTCGCGGCCTGCCGTACCCGCCTGACGCCCGGCGGGATCCTCGCCATCTGGTCGGCGCAGCCCTCCCCCGCCTTCGAGGACGCCCTGCGCCGAGCCGGGTTCGAGGACGTACACACGCAGGAGGTGCCGGTCGCCCGCGGCGTCCCCGACGCCGTCCACCTCGCCCGCAACCCCGCCTGA
- a CDS encoding CU044_2847 family protein, whose amino-acid sequence MVTPVTRIPLAGGGSILVEQPGAVWDGPVKAGRMGDAVRELPVTLEAALEPVTSAARTALDQLRKACPDQITIEFGIDLAFEAGAVITKSQAGCHLRVTVSWTGDSAVHRRTEPTGS is encoded by the coding sequence ATGGTGACACCAGTGACTCGGATTCCGCTGGCCGGTGGTGGCTCGATTCTGGTCGAACAACCGGGTGCCGTGTGGGACGGCCCGGTGAAGGCCGGCCGCATGGGCGATGCCGTGCGCGAGTTGCCGGTGACGCTGGAGGCCGCACTGGAGCCGGTCACGTCGGCCGCGCGCACCGCCCTCGATCAGTTGCGCAAGGCCTGCCCCGATCAGATCACCATCGAGTTCGGGATCGACCTCGCATTCGAAGCCGGGGCGGTGATCACCAAGAGCCAGGCCGGTTGCCACTTGCGGGTGACCGTGTCCTGGACCGGTGACAGCGCCGTTCACCGGCGTACAGAGCCGACTGGGAGTTGA
- a CDS encoding nSTAND1 domain-containing NTPase — MVTGTGKDGSGGPSWDLLAAVTRIVAPDGTVTGAGFLVADNVVVTCAHVVEAAGSGPGGTILLDFPHVEGAERLEGHVPVDLWRAVEREDVAFIRLVRAPAGARTLPLGSAEGCRGHQVVSFGFPAQAPPEGHFGFGVAGDLLPGAQGRSTLLQLTAANDLTTGFSGGPVLDEMTSRVVGIVTEIAAPDQFERGQGVAYVTPTQVLREVLPELTEHGVCPYRGLEPFTEEHARWFRGREDAVRQVVTNLARQQRLTLLLGPSGSGKSSLIQAGVLRALAEGKVPGSDSWLTVLARPRQDLAVEIERAGLAGAGAEGIGAAVSRQLAGGSEHQRILLVIDQFEELFTQAADGDRTVDGRRADHTVLTDQIVEAVDSHTGLSVILVMRDDFYPQLAAFAPGLLERATPGLLNVPGTLSHRDLEDIITLPARDVGLRFQPGLPEQIVTDVLASTPEEEPTRQASVTVLPLLELTLSQLWLRREDGYLTHEAYRQIGAVSGSLTTWCDSALDELSAGQRPVARRILTSLVHPADPSRRIPPIRAQVPLGELRELAADPDGAAGNDIDGVLAVLTRHRIITTQTLRDPRAPDGPPGEPVAELIHDALIRDWGTLRDWVRQDRRFHEWLDATRERQVRWADKADQGDLLGGTALAEGLELSQKHRLPGDISAFLTASRDRQRAAIRRSRRLNTILATLLALALVAAGGAFWQWRAAVTERQAAQSRQLAAQSGNLIASNPELASLLAVQAYRTSHTSEAVESVNNAAMLPRHRRLSGHAYNVYAVAFSPDGRTLASGSSDATVRLWDTTTGKSRATLDHGDLAVVSLTFSPNGRILATGSNEGPVRLWDVPGRKPLATLTGHTKQVNSVAFSADGLTLATGSNDTTVRLWDTTTRKSRAILREHTDIVRTVAFSPDGQTLATGGDDTTARLWDTDSGSSLRKLPEQEGSVGAVLFSPDGRTLVTENGDGSLGLWDVASGKARSTFYARVNSMALSPDGTMLATGSPEHSVQVWDVTTGAVRATLLGHTNEVTSVAFSPDGRTLASGSHDSTARLWDVADRTVLTGHTGAVLAVAFSPDSRTLATGGAEGTIKLWDVAGGKPRRTLKLDSTVLALAFSPDGKTLATGGWGSAVQLWDVAGGTVRTTLNVPTDKVNAVAFTPDGNSLATANSDGVAALWNIATRKVTTVMGEHTTFLTSLAISADGRTLVTGSGDRTARLWDVATGKALRTLSGHTDRVTSVAFGPDGHTVVTGSYDRTVRLWDATTGKTRGTLIGHNSEVDSVTFGPDGRTVATSGSEGTVRLWDTGSGKTLTTLIGHSDEVWSVVFSPNGRTIASGSMDMTARLWNVAVPSPAAAIKKICQSVDRDLTPAERTAYLRGQSGDPVCTAD, encoded by the coding sequence GTGGTGACCGGTACGGGGAAGGACGGCAGCGGCGGTCCCTCGTGGGATCTACTCGCGGCGGTGACCCGGATCGTCGCCCCGGACGGCACCGTGACCGGGGCGGGCTTCCTCGTCGCAGACAATGTGGTGGTCACGTGTGCGCACGTCGTCGAGGCGGCAGGGAGCGGCCCTGGTGGCACTATTCTGCTGGATTTCCCCCACGTCGAGGGCGCTGAACGCCTGGAGGGGCACGTCCCGGTCGATCTGTGGCGTGCCGTCGAGAGGGAGGACGTGGCATTCATCCGGCTCGTCCGGGCGCCGGCCGGTGCGCGGACGCTGCCGCTCGGTTCCGCGGAGGGGTGCAGAGGCCACCAGGTGGTCTCCTTCGGGTTCCCCGCACAGGCCCCGCCGGAGGGGCACTTCGGTTTCGGTGTCGCGGGCGATCTGCTGCCGGGCGCCCAGGGCCGGAGTACCCTCCTGCAGCTGACCGCCGCGAACGACCTCACCACCGGCTTCAGCGGAGGTCCCGTTCTCGACGAGATGACCTCCCGGGTCGTCGGCATCGTGACCGAGATCGCCGCGCCCGACCAGTTCGAGCGGGGCCAGGGCGTCGCGTACGTCACACCGACGCAGGTGCTGCGAGAGGTGCTGCCGGAGCTGACGGAGCATGGCGTCTGCCCGTACCGGGGCCTGGAGCCGTTCACCGAGGAGCACGCCCGGTGGTTCCGGGGCCGGGAGGACGCGGTCCGGCAGGTCGTGACCAACCTGGCCCGCCAGCAGCGGCTGACGTTGCTCCTGGGGCCATCGGGATCGGGCAAGTCGTCGCTGATCCAGGCCGGGGTACTGCGCGCACTGGCAGAGGGCAAGGTACCGGGCAGTGACAGCTGGCTGACCGTGCTCGCGCGGCCGCGACAGGACCTGGCGGTGGAGATCGAGCGTGCGGGGCTGGCCGGGGCCGGCGCGGAGGGGATCGGCGCGGCCGTTTCCCGGCAGCTCGCGGGCGGATCCGAGCACCAGCGCATCCTGCTGGTCATCGACCAGTTCGAGGAGCTCTTCACCCAGGCGGCCGACGGCGACCGGACGGTCGACGGCCGGCGGGCCGACCATACGGTCCTCACGGACCAGATCGTCGAAGCGGTCGACTCCCACACCGGGCTCAGCGTGATCCTGGTCATGCGCGACGACTTCTACCCCCAGCTGGCTGCCTTCGCCCCCGGTCTGCTGGAAAGGGCAACACCGGGACTCCTCAACGTGCCCGGTACCTTGAGCCACCGGGACCTGGAGGACATCATCACCCTCCCCGCCCGTGACGTGGGCCTCCGATTCCAGCCGGGGCTGCCGGAGCAGATCGTCACCGACGTCCTTGCCTCCACTCCGGAGGAGGAGCCCACCCGGCAGGCGTCCGTGACCGTGCTCCCGCTGCTGGAGCTCACCCTCAGCCAGTTGTGGCTCCGCCGAGAGGACGGGTACCTCACCCACGAGGCCTACCGGCAGATCGGAGCGGTCAGCGGCAGCCTGACCACCTGGTGCGACAGCGCCCTTGACGAACTCTCCGCCGGTCAACGACCGGTCGCCCGCCGCATCCTGACCTCGCTGGTGCACCCCGCCGACCCCAGCCGCCGTATTCCGCCCATCCGCGCGCAGGTCCCGCTCGGTGAACTGCGCGAACTGGCAGCGGACCCCGACGGGGCTGCCGGCAATGACATCGACGGCGTCCTCGCCGTGCTCACGCGCCACCGGATCATCACCACCCAGACACTCCGCGACCCTCGGGCCCCCGACGGACCTCCCGGCGAGCCGGTGGCCGAACTGATCCATGACGCACTCATCCGCGACTGGGGCACGCTGCGCGACTGGGTGCGGCAAGACCGACGTTTCCACGAATGGCTGGACGCGACGAGGGAACGGCAGGTCCGGTGGGCGGACAAGGCCGACCAGGGCGACCTGCTCGGGGGCACGGCCCTGGCAGAAGGTCTCGAGCTGTCGCAGAAACACCGCCTCCCGGGCGACATCTCGGCCTTCCTCACCGCCAGCCGAGACCGCCAACGGGCCGCCATTCGGCGCAGCAGACGGCTCAACACGATCCTGGCCACCCTGCTCGCCCTCGCCCTCGTCGCGGCGGGCGGCGCCTTCTGGCAGTGGCGGGCCGCGGTCACGGAACGTCAGGCGGCCCAGTCCCGCCAACTCGCCGCCCAATCCGGCAATCTCATTGCCTCGAACCCCGAACTCGCCTCGCTCCTGGCCGTCCAGGCGTATCGCACCAGCCACACGTCCGAAGCCGTGGAAAGCGTGAACAACGCCGCCATGCTTCCGCGTCACCGACGCCTGTCGGGCCACGCCTACAACGTGTACGCGGTGGCGTTCAGCCCCGACGGACGCACTCTCGCCAGCGGGAGCTCCGACGCCACCGTACGGCTGTGGGACACGACCACTGGAAAGTCCCGCGCCACACTGGACCACGGGGATCTCGCCGTGGTCTCCCTGACATTCAGTCCTAACGGCCGCATCCTCGCCACCGGCAGCAACGAGGGGCCCGTCCGGTTGTGGGACGTGCCCGGCCGAAAGCCCCTCGCCACGCTCACCGGGCATACCAAACAGGTGAATTCGGTGGCCTTCAGCGCCGACGGACTCACCCTGGCCACCGGCAGCAACGACACGACCGTGCGGCTGTGGGACACGACCACGCGAAAGTCCCGCGCCATCCTGCGCGAGCACACCGACATCGTCCGCACGGTGGCGTTCAGCCCCGACGGCCAGACCCTCGCCACCGGCGGCGACGACACGACCGCGCGCCTGTGGGACACCGATTCCGGAAGCAGCCTCAGGAAACTGCCCGAGCAGGAAGGCAGCGTAGGGGCGGTGCTGTTCAGCCCCGACGGTCGCACCCTCGTCACCGAGAACGGCGACGGGTCGCTGGGGCTGTGGGACGTGGCCAGCGGAAAGGCACGCAGCACGTTCTACGCGAGGGTCAACTCCATGGCGCTCAGCCCTGACGGAACGATGCTCGCCACCGGCAGTCCCGAGCACAGCGTGCAGGTGTGGGATGTGACGACCGGAGCGGTCCGCGCCACTCTCCTCGGCCACACGAACGAGGTGACATCGGTGGCGTTCAGCCCCGACGGACGCACCCTAGCGTCCGGCAGTCACGACAGCACCGCGCGGCTGTGGGACGTGGCTGACCGCACCGTTCTGACGGGACACACCGGCGCGGTGCTGGCCGTTGCCTTCAGTCCCGACAGCCGCACTCTGGCCACCGGCGGCGCCGAGGGGACGATCAAGCTGTGGGACGTGGCCGGCGGCAAACCCCGCAGGACGCTGAAGCTCGACAGCACTGTGCTGGCGTTGGCTTTCAGTCCCGACGGAAAGACCCTCGCAACCGGCGGCTGGGGCAGCGCCGTGCAGCTGTGGGACGTGGCCGGCGGCACGGTCCGCACCACGTTGAACGTGCCCACGGACAAGGTGAACGCGGTGGCGTTCACCCCCGACGGGAACAGCCTCGCGACCGCCAACTCCGACGGGGTCGCAGCACTGTGGAACATCGCGACCAGGAAGGTCACCACCGTGATGGGCGAGCACACCACCTTCCTGACCTCTCTGGCGATCAGCGCCGACGGCCGCACCCTGGTCACCGGCAGCGGCGACCGCACCGCGAGACTGTGGGACGTGGCAACGGGCAAGGCCCTCAGAACCCTCTCCGGGCACACCGACCGGGTGACCTCGGTGGCCTTCGGCCCGGACGGACACACCGTGGTCACCGGCAGTTACGACCGCACCGTGCGGCTCTGGGACGCGACGACCGGCAAGACCCGCGGCACGCTGATCGGGCACAACAGCGAGGTCGACTCGGTGACGTTCGGCCCCGACGGCCGCACGGTGGCCACCAGTGGCAGCGAGGGGACCGTACGGCTCTGGGACACCGGCTCGGGCAAGACCCTCACCACGCTGATCGGACACTCCGATGAGGTGTGGTCGGTGGTGTTCAGCCCCAACGGCCGCACCATCGCCTCCGGCAGCATGGACATGACCGCCCGGCTGTGGAACGTGGCCGTCCCGTCACCCGCCGCGGCCATCAAGAAGATCTGCCAGTCCGTCGATCGCGACCTCACCCCGGCGGAACGCACGGCGTATCTGCGGGGCCAGTCCGGCGACCCCGTCTGCACAGCGGACTGA
- a CDS encoding GNAT family N-acetyltransferase — MNNETLCAPRRIRFVELNAKALRALADGDLAGGSAEAGVALDEHFVSDRARWIFDYRAKQLAADPSAAPWLTRAAVSEPDGTVVGDAGFHGPPDESGMVEVGFTVVPGHRRRGYARSMLRALLVRAASEPGVSTVRARIRSDNAASLATIAGFGFTRVGEQGNETDGIVFVFEIPAAALPTA, encoded by the coding sequence ATGAACAACGAAACTCTCTGCGCCCCCCGACGCATCCGCTTCGTCGAGCTCAACGCGAAGGCCCTGCGGGCGCTTGCCGACGGCGACCTCGCCGGCGGCAGCGCCGAGGCCGGGGTCGCCCTCGACGAGCACTTCGTCAGCGACCGGGCCCGCTGGATCTTCGACTACCGCGCCAAGCAGCTCGCCGCGGACCCGTCCGCCGCGCCCTGGCTCACGCGGGCAGCGGTGTCGGAGCCGGACGGGACGGTCGTCGGCGACGCCGGGTTCCACGGTCCGCCGGACGAGTCGGGCATGGTCGAGGTCGGCTTCACGGTCGTGCCCGGCCACCGCCGCCGGGGGTACGCCCGCAGCATGCTGAGGGCACTCCTCGTCAGGGCCGCCTCCGAGCCCGGCGTCAGCACCGTGCGGGCCCGCATAAGGTCCGACAACGCCGCCTCCCTGGCCACCATCGCGGGCTTCGGTTTCACCCGCGTCGGCGAGCAGGGCAACGAGACCGACGGGATCGTGTTCGTCTTCGAGATCCCCGCAGCCGCGCTTCCGACGGCATAG
- the rpmB gene encoding 50S ribosomal protein L28 produces MSAARCQLTGAEPGFGNSISHSHRRTSRRFDPNIQRKRYWLAGEGRHVRLTLSARAIKTVDAIGIEAAVARIRARGVKV; encoded by the coding sequence ATGTCCGCAGCCCGCTGTCAACTGACCGGCGCCGAGCCGGGGTTCGGCAACTCGATCTCCCACTCCCACCGGCGCACGTCGCGGCGCTTCGACCCGAACATCCAGCGCAAGCGCTACTGGCTCGCCGGCGAGGGGCGCCACGTCCGCCTGACGTTGAGCGCCAGGGCGATCAAGACGGTCGACGCCATCGGCATCGAGGCCGCCGTGGCGCGGATCCGGGCGCGGGGAGTGAAGGTCTGA
- the rpsN gene encoding 30S ribosomal protein S14 codes for MAKKSKIARNEKRKEVVARYSARRAELKEVTRRPSSTEAERRGALTELRGQPRDASATRVRNRDAVDGRPRGYLRKFGLSRVRARQQAHAGFLPGVTKSSW; via the coding sequence ATGGCGAAGAAGAGCAAGATCGCGCGGAACGAGAAGCGCAAGGAGGTCGTCGCGCGGTACTCCGCACGGCGGGCCGAGCTGAAGGAGGTCACCCGCCGCCCCTCGTCCACCGAGGCCGAGCGGCGCGGCGCGCTGACGGAGCTGCGCGGCCAGCCGCGCGACGCCAGCGCCACGCGCGTGCGCAATCGCGACGCGGTGGACGGCCGCCCGCGCGGCTACTTGCGGAAGTTCGGACTCTCCCGCGTGCGCGCCAGGCAGCAGGCCCACGCCGGCTTCCTCCCGGGCGTCACCAAGTCCTCCTGGTAG
- the rpmF gene encoding 50S ribosomal protein L32, with product MAVPKRKMSRSNTRHRRAQWKATTPQLVAVTVDGVVHRVPQRLVRAYERGLLHAED from the coding sequence ATGGCCGTCCCCAAGCGGAAGATGTCCCGCAGCAACACCCGCCACCGCCGGGCCCAGTGGAAGGCCACGACCCCGCAGCTCGTCGCGGTCACGGTGGACGGGGTCGTGCACCGGGTTCCGCAGCGACTGGTGAGGGCGTACGAGCGGGGCCTGCTGCACGCCGAGGACTGA
- the rpmG gene encoding 50S ribosomal protein L33, which translates to MARNEVRPIIKLRSTAGTGYTYVTRKNRRNDPDRMVLRKFDPVVRRHVDFREER; encoded by the coding sequence ATGGCACGTAACGAAGTACGCCCGATCATCAAGCTCCGCTCCACCGCCGGCACCGGCTACACGTACGTCACCCGCAAGAACCGGCGGAACGACCCCGACCGCATGGTGCTGCGGAAGTTCGACCCGGTGGTGCGGCGCCACGTGGACTTCCGCGAAGAGCGCTGA
- a CDS encoding type B 50S ribosomal protein L31: MKPGIHPAYGPVVFRDKAADFAFLTRSTATGDKTVEWEDGNTYPVIDVEISSASHPFYTGTARVLDTAGRVERFERRYGGRR; the protein is encoded by the coding sequence ATGAAGCCTGGAATCCACCCCGCCTACGGGCCGGTCGTCTTCCGCGACAAGGCCGCCGACTTCGCCTTCCTGACCCGCTCGACCGCCACCGGCGACAAGACCGTCGAGTGGGAGGACGGCAACACCTACCCGGTCATCGACGTCGAGATCTCCTCCGCGAGCCACCCCTTCTACACCGGCACCGCCCGCGTCCTGGACACCGCCGGCCGCGTCGAGCGCTTCGAGCGCCGCTACGGAGGTCGCAGGTGA
- a CDS encoding CobW family GTP-binding protein, with the protein MHRDARKETVEHLLRAVPGSIALHHDLSAAAGGAVLRTLRDSGGAISADETPLVNDCACCALREDLVPELERLAAGGLTRLAVVELWDSVEPRAMAEVVAAHSGDNLELTNVITAVDPALALPCLGNGDDLAEAGLAAAATDRRTVGDTWARQLEYAPVLAVADSEEADDEDRALLAQLHPTARQVPTGSSELTRLAFAGFDVETAAAAQHPACALLPQDADEAGVATLVWQRRRPFHPERLYQALEDLTCAAARSRGRFWLADRPDTLLAWDAAGGALCVENAGPWLASLPDAAWELVPAMRRAAAALDWDPEHGDCCQHLVFTSPGLDRDGIEQLLESCLLTEAEYTAGREAWKELPAAFAPLLDPVS; encoded by the coding sequence ATGCACCGCGACGCCCGCAAGGAGACCGTCGAGCACCTGCTGCGCGCGGTGCCGGGCAGCATCGCCCTGCACCACGACCTGTCCGCGGCCGCCGGCGGCGCCGTGCTGCGCACGCTGCGCGATTCCGGGGGCGCGATATCCGCCGACGAGACTCCGCTCGTCAACGACTGCGCCTGCTGCGCCCTGCGCGAGGACCTCGTCCCGGAGCTGGAACGGCTGGCGGCCGGCGGGCTCACCCGCCTGGCCGTGGTCGAACTCTGGGACTCGGTCGAGCCCCGGGCGATGGCCGAAGTCGTCGCCGCCCACTCCGGTGACAATCTCGAACTCACCAATGTCATCACGGCCGTTGACCCGGCCCTCGCGCTGCCCTGCCTCGGCAACGGAGACGACCTCGCCGAAGCCGGACTCGCCGCGGCAGCCACCGACCGGCGGACCGTCGGCGACACGTGGGCCCGGCAGCTCGAATACGCGCCGGTCCTCGCCGTCGCCGACAGCGAGGAGGCCGACGACGAGGACCGCGCCCTCCTCGCCCAACTCCACCCGACGGCCCGTCAAGTCCCGACCGGTTCCAGCGAACTCACGCGCCTGGCCTTCGCCGGCTTCGACGTGGAGACGGCCGCCGCCGCCCAGCATCCCGCATGCGCGCTGCTCCCCCAGGACGCCGACGAGGCCGGCGTCGCCACGCTGGTCTGGCAGCGCCGCCGGCCGTTCCACCCCGAGCGGCTCTACCAGGCCCTGGAAGACCTGACCTGCGCCGCGGCCCGCAGCCGCGGCCGGTTCTGGCTCGCCGACCGCCCCGACACCCTCCTCGCCTGGGACGCCGCCGGTGGCGCGCTGTGCGTGGAGAACGCGGGACCCTGGCTGGCCTCGCTCCCCGACGCCGCCTGGGAGCTGGTCCCCGCCATGCGCCGGGCCGCGGCGGCCCTCGACTGGGACCCCGAGCACGGCGACTGCTGCCAGCACCTGGTCTTCACCTCTCCCGGCCTCGACCGCGACGGGATCGAACAGCTCCTGGAGTCATGCCTGTTGACCGAGGCGGAGTACACGGCCGGGCGGGAGGCGTGGAAGGAGCTCCCCGCCGCCTTCGCCCCGCTGCTCGACCCCGTGTCCTGA
- the rpsR gene encoding 30S ribosomal protein S18: protein MPRRPSPGTPLRSRPNPLDTAGVTYIDYKDTDLLRKFVSDRGKIRGRRVTRVTAQQQRQLALAIKNAREMALLPYAGR, encoded by the coding sequence ATGCCCCGCCGTCCCTCCCCCGGCACGCCGCTGAGGTCCCGTCCCAACCCGCTGGACACGGCGGGCGTCACGTACATCGACTACAAAGACACCGATCTGCTGCGGAAGTTCGTCTCCGACCGCGGCAAGATCCGCGGCCGGCGGGTCACCCGCGTCACGGCGCAGCAGCAGCGTCAACTCGCCCTGGCGATCAAGAACGCCCGCGAGATGGCCCTGCTCCCGTACGCCGGCCGATAG
- a CDS encoding aminotransferase class IV family protein, translating to MAELNGEPVGLGQLQNLALTNYGHFTTMRVDDGRVRGLALHMERLRRDCRTLFGVDLDPRRVRELARRAVPGTGSTTVRVTVFDPGLDLGHPATAKDPHVLVTSRPAGELPLPPLRVRSVTYARDVPEVKSVGLFASLHHRRQAQLGGFDDALFVDAAGGISEGGTWNIGFFDGSQVVWPDADSLAGVTRELLKDAHGHVTRPVRLSELATVRAAFATNAAIGVRAVSRIDGVDLPESHEIIDTLRTAYAGIGGDVL from the coding sequence ATGGCGGAACTCAACGGAGAGCCGGTCGGGCTCGGCCAGCTCCAGAACCTGGCGCTGACCAACTACGGCCACTTCACGACCATGCGCGTCGACGACGGGCGGGTGCGCGGTCTGGCCCTGCACATGGAGCGGCTTCGGAGGGACTGCCGGACGCTCTTCGGCGTCGACCTCGACCCGCGGCGGGTGCGCGAGCTCGCCCGTCGCGCCGTGCCCGGAACGGGATCCACCACGGTCCGCGTCACGGTCTTCGACCCCGGCCTCGACCTCGGGCACCCGGCGACGGCGAAGGACCCGCACGTCCTGGTGACGTCGAGGCCGGCCGGGGAGCTCCCGCTCCCACCGCTGCGGGTACGTTCGGTGACGTACGCGCGTGACGTACCGGAAGTGAAGAGCGTCGGTCTCTTCGCGAGCCTGCACCACCGGCGCCAGGCCCAGCTCGGCGGCTTCGACGACGCGCTCTTCGTCGACGCGGCCGGCGGCATCTCGGAGGGCGGCACCTGGAACATCGGCTTCTTCGACGGCAGCCAGGTCGTCTGGCCGGACGCCGACAGTCTCGCCGGCGTCACGAGGGAACTGCTGAAGGACGCACATGGCCACGTGACGAGGCCGGTGCGGCTGAGCGAGCTGGCGACCGTGCGGGCGGCCTTCGCCACCAACGCGGCCATCGGCGTCCGCGCCGTCAGCCGCATCGACGGCGTCGACCTGCCGGAGTCCCACGAGATCATCGACACCCTGCGCACCGCGTACGCGGGGATCGGCGGCGACGTGTTGTAG